In the genome of Magnolia sinica isolate HGM2019 chromosome 2, MsV1, whole genome shotgun sequence, one region contains:
- the LOC131236543 gene encoding probable methionine--tRNA ligase produces MGDVPPSKGKDRKVPIPGQRNILITSALPYVNNVPHLGNIIGSVLSADVFARYCRLRGYNTIYMCGTDEYGTATETKAMEENCTPKQICDKYHAIHKEVYDWFDISFDEFGRTSSPQQTEVCQAIFKKLMENNWLSENTMQQLYCDTCNRFLADRLVEGICPTKDCNYESARGDQCEKCGKLLNPTELKDPKCKVCRTTPRIRDTDHLFLELPLLKDKLEDYINHMSVAGSWSQNAIQATHAWLKEGLKPRCITRDLKWGVPVPHDKFKDKVFYVWFDAPIGYISITACYTPDWEKWWKNPENVELYQFMGKDNVPFHTVMFPSSLLGTGENWTLMKTISVTEYLNYEAGKFSKSKGVGVFGNDAKDTNIPAEVWRYYLLTNRPEVSDTLFTWADLQAKLNSELLSNLGNFVNRVLSFVAKPPGSGYNCTIPDAPDAESHLLTKTLAEKVGKYMEQYVEAMEKVKLKQGLKTAMSISSEGNAYLQDSQFWKLYKEDPTSCSIVMKTSVGLVFLLASLLEPFLPSFSVEVLKQLNLPPEKLSLCDEKGDVDRARRPWDIVPTGHKIGTPEPLFKELKDETVEFLREKFAGSQADRIEKAAAEEQKIAEQLKKTKVSDGNVKKQRQTKPAAEGKPNAAEVEISVSRLNIRVGLITKVQKHPDADSLYVEEIDVGEQSPRTVVSGLVKYIPLEEMQNRKVCVLCNLKPATMRGIKSQAMVLATSNDDHTKVELVDPPQSAPVGERVMIPGFPGEPDDVLNPKKKVWETVQTDLHTNAELVACYKDVPFTTSAGVCKVSSISGGSIR; encoded by the exons ATGGGAGATGTCCCACCATCGAAGGGCAAAGATCGGAAGGTTCCGATCCCTGGCCAAAGAAACATCTTGATTACCAGCGCCTTGCCCTATGTTAACAACGTCCCTCATCTTGGCAACATCATCGGAA GTGTTTTGAGTGCAGATGTGTTTGCTCGCTACTGCCGTCTTCGTGGCTACAACACAATATACATGTGTGGGACGGACGAGTACGGGACGGCGACCGAGACGAAAGCCATGGAAGAGAACTGCACCCCTAAGCAGATCTGCGATAA ATACCATGCAATCCACAAGGAGGTCTATGATTGGTTTGATATAAGTTTTGATGAGTTCGGGCGGACATCAAGTCCCCAGCAGACTGAAGTTTGCCAAGCAATATTCAAGAAGCTGATGGAGAACAATTGGCTTTCTGAAAACACAATGCAACAG CTTTACTGTGACACATGCAACCGCTTCCTAGCTGACCGTCTTGTGGAGGGCATATGCCCTACGAAAGATTGCAACTACGAGTCTGCACGAGGGGACCAGTGTGAAAAATGTGGAAAGTTGTTGAATCCAACTGAACTTAAGGATCCCAAGTGCAAG GTATGTCGGACCACTCCACGTATTCGTGATACAGATCACTTGTTTCTAGAGCTCCCATTGTTGAAGGATAAATTGGAAGATTATATCAATCATATGTCAGTGGCTGGATCCTGGAGTCAAAATGCTATCCAAGCAACACATGCTTGGTTGAAGGAAGGTTTGAAACCCCGATGTATAACTAGGGATCTTAAGTGGGGTGTTCCTGTTCCACATGATAAGTTTAAAGACAAG GTTTTTTATGTATGGTTTGATGCACCAATTGGGTATATCTCAATCACTGCATGCTATACCCCTGATTGGGAGAAGTGGTGGaagaatccagaaaatgtggAGTTGTATCAGTTTATGGGCAAAGATAATGTGCCATTCCATACG GTAATGTTTCCTTCAAGCCTTCTTGGAACTGGCGAAAACTGGACGTTGATGAAGACTATCAGTGTTACGGAATATCTGAACTATGAAGCAG GGAAGTTCTCCAAGAGTAAGGGTGTGGGAGTTTTTGGCAATGATGCAAAAGATACAAACATTCCAGCAGAAGTATGGCGGTACTACTTGCTGACTAATAGGCCGGAG GTTTCAGACACATTGTTTACATGGGCAGACTTGCAGGCCAAACTAAACAGCGAGTTGCTGAGTAACTTGGGCAATTTTGTTAATCGGGTCCTGAGTTTCGTTGCTAAACCTCCAG GATCAGGATACAATTGCACCATTCCTGATGCTCCAGATGCAGAATCGCATCTCTTAACTAAGACGTTAGCAGAGAAAGTTGGCAAATACATGGAGCAGTATGTAGAAGCCATGGAGAAG GTTAAGCTAAAACAAGGTCTCAAAACTGCAATGAGCATTTCTAGTGAAGGAAATGCATATCTACAG GACAGCCAATTTTGGAAGCTTTATAAGGAAGATCCAACTTCATGTTCCATTGTGATGAAGACTTCAGTTGGGCTTGTTTTTCTTCTTGCATCTTTGTTAGAACCCTTCCTGCCATCCTTTTCTGTTGAG GTACTGAAGCAGCTTAATTTACCTCCTGAAAAACTCTCATTGTGCGATGAAAAAGGAGATGTTGACAGGGCAAGAAGACCTTGGGATATAGTTCCTACTGGCCACAAAATAGGGACACCAGAACCCTTGTTTAAGGAACTG AAAGATGAAACTGTGGAGTTCTTGAGAGAGAAGTTTGCTGGAAGTCAAGCTGATAGGATTGAGAAAGCAGCAGCTGAAGAACAAAAGATTGCTGAGCAGCTAAAGAAAACGAAAGTCTCAG ATGGAAATGTTAAGAAACAACGCCAAACTAAGCCTGCAGCAGAAGGAAAACCGAACGCAGCTGAAGTGGAAATATCTGTTTCGAGACTCAATATTCGTGTAGGCCTCATTACGAAAGTTCAGAAGCATCCAGATGCTGATTCCCTTTATGTGGAAGAGATTGATGTGGGTGAACAGTCACCACGTACTGTTGTTAGTGGCCTTGTCAAATACATTCCTCTTGAAGAGATGCAG AATCGGAAAGTTTGTGTTCTTTGTAATCTGAAACCAGCTACCATGCGTGGGATAAAATCACAGGCAATGGTGTTGGCTACTTCTAATGATGACCACACAAAG GTGGAGTTGGTGGATCCACCTCAGTCCGCTCCTGttggagagagagtaatgattcCAGGGTTTCCTGGGGAGCCAGATGATGTGCTCAACCCGAAGAAGAAGGTTTGGGAGACGGTGCAAACTGATCTACATACTAATGCAGAGCTGGTGGCCTGTTACAAAGATGTGCCCTTCACTACTTCAGCAGGTGTTTGTAAGGTCTCGTCCATATCTGGTGGGTCTATAAGGTAG
- the LOC131236546 gene encoding photosystem I reaction center subunit N, chloroplastic-like: MAAMNSSVLSCNYALMGTPASDASWKLASLPPASASYPKLPVIRAQKTRTSGLKEGERSEGRRAALLGLAAALLTTAATASSANAGVIEEYLEKSKSNKELNDKKRLATSGANFARAYTVEFGTCKFPENFTGCQDLAKQKKVPFISDDLELECKGKDKYKCGSNVFWKW, translated from the exons ATGGCAGCAATGAATTCAAGTGTCTTGTCATGCAATTACGCTCTCATGGGCACACCTGCTTCCGATGCAAGTTGGAAGCTGGCGTCGTTGCCACCTGCTTCAGCATCTTATCCGAAACTCCCAGTGATCAGAGCCCAAAAGACTAGAACCTCTGGCTTGAAGGAAGGTGAAAGAAGTGAGGGAAGAAGAGCTGCACTTCTTGGCCTGGCTGCAGCCCTTCTCACTACCGCCGCCACAGCTTCATCTGCCAATGCCGGCGTCATCGAAGAGTACCTTGAGAAGAGCAAGTCTAACAAG GAGCTGAATGACAAGAAGAGGTTAGCCACAAGCGGAGCGAACTTTGCGCGGGCGTACACAGTAGAGTTTGGCACATGCAAATTCCCTGAGAACTTCACTGGGTGTCAAGATCTTGCAAAGCAAAAG AAAGTGCCATTTATATCTGATGACTTGGAGTTGGAGTGCAAAGGGAAGGACAAATACAAGTGTGGTTCCAATGTGTTCTGGAAATGGTGA
- the LOC131236545 gene encoding probable polygalacturonase: MDAEKPLLTTILAGFTRPSWGFILIVMTILTVSWLHMTSTKVFPTVVSNDASTSCPADPMTCSWFYQSSPPRKMVMSIADFGGVGDGKTSNTGAFHRAVEYLKGYGDKGGSQLNIPEGRWVTGSFNLTSNFTLYLEKGAVILGSTDPKEWPIIEPLPSYGRGRERLGGRHISLIHGDYLNDVVVTGQNGTIDGQGRMWWELWWNRTLEHTRGHLVEFMNSHNILISNLTFLNSPFWTIHPVFCSNVVIKEVTILAPLNSPNTDGIDPDSSSHVCIEDCYIESGDDLVAVKSGWDQYGIAMSRPSSNIIVRRVSGTTPTCSGVGIGSEMSGGISNIVVEDLHVWDSAAGVRMKTDRGRGGYITNITITNMTLDRVKIPIRFSRGANDHPDEGWDSKALPVVKGVYINNVVGRGIGRAPVLDGLDGAPFEQICMINIQLDGIAPPAKWHCEFVAGDAIGVFPEPCPQLKSNDSSSWCSGLNTA; this comes from the exons ATGGATGCCGAAAAGCCATTGCTTACTACCATACTGGCTGGTTTTACAAGGCCTTCATGGGGTTTTATATTGATAGTCATGACCATTTTAACAGTGTCATGGCTCCACATGACATCCACGAAGGTTTTTCCAACGGTAGTCTCCAACGATGCCAGTACTAGCTGTCCAGCGGACCCGATGACTTGTTCATGGTTCTATCAATCAAGCCCACCAAGGAAGATGGTCATGTCTATAGCCGATTTCGGTGGCGTCGGCGATGGAAAGACATCGAACACCGGCGCATTCCATAGGGCTGTAGAATATCTCAAGGGGTATGGTGATAAGGGAGGATCACAGCTTAATATACCCGAGGGGAGATGGGTGACTGGTAGTTTCAATCTCACAAGCAATTTCACCTTGTATTTGGAGAAGGGTGCAGTTATTTTGGGTTCTACG gatcccaaggaatggcctattATAGAGCCATTGCCTTCGTATGGGCGTGGGAGGGAGAGATTAGGAGGCCGGCATATTAGCCTAATACATGGAGATTATCTCAATGATGTTGTCGTTACAG GACAGAACGGGACAATTGACGGCCAGGGAAGAATGTGGTGGGAGCTGTGGTGGAACAGGACCTTAGAACACACAAGGGGTCACCTCGTTGAATTCATGAATTCTCACAATATTCTCATCTCCAACCTCACTTTCCTCAACTCTCCATTTTGGACCATCCATCCTGTTTTTTGCAG TAATGTGGTGATAAAAGAAGTGACGATTTTGGCACCTCTCAACTCCCCGAACACAGATGGTATAGACCCAG ACTCGAGCTCACACGTGTGCATTGAAGACTGTTACATTGAGAGCGGGGATGATCTAGTAGCAGTGAAGAGTGGATGGGACCAATATGGGATTGCTATGTCCCGCCCAAGTTCAAACATCATCGTGAGGAGGGTGTCCGGTACGACTCCCACATGCTCTGGGGTCGGGATCGGGAGTGAGATGTCTGGTGGGATATCGAATATTGTTGTTGAGGATTTGCATGTGTGGGATTCAGCAGCAGGGGTGCGTATGAAGACAGACAGGGGCAGAGGGGGATACATAACCAACATTACCATAACCAACATGACTTTGGACAGGGTGAAGATACCCATAAGATTTAGTAGGGGTGCTAATGACCACCCGGATGAGGGGTGGGACTCTAAGGCCCTTCCGGTGGTGAAGGGTGTTTACATAAATAATGTGGTTGGGAGGGGCATTGGCAGGGCACCTGTCTTAGATGGGCTGGACGGCGCACCCTTTGAACAGATATGTATGATCAATATTCAGTTAGATGGGATAGCTCCACCAGCAAAATGGCATTGTGAATTTGTTGCAGGTGATGCAATTGGAGTTTTTCCAGAGCCGTGCCCACAACTCAAGAGTAATGATTCTTCATCATGGTGTAGCGGTCTTAACACTGCCTAG